The following are encoded together in the Phenylobacterium sp. NIBR 498073 genome:
- the mrdA gene encoding penicillin-binding protein 2, translating to MAEPSIFFSEVNERQGVFHRRMFLLGGIAGLGLGALGARLAHLQIIETQRYEKLSASNQFNFRLVPPPRGLIVDRNGAILASNRPNFRLLVTREDNSTDVEGTLKTLATFVPLDEARQLRLIKDIKQTPKRVPVSVFEDMSWDEFSAINIRAPELPGVTADMGEVRVYPHGGAFAHVIGYVAKVNKEDLTPTGPNSDPILLNPGFRIGRQGVEKAFDLDLRGKAGARKVEVDANGREVRQDEAGDIPSTPGKRIELTLDVDIQNRALEVMGDESGAIVMMDCRTGDLLCMASSPSFDANRFVRGLSGPEYRALAQYERKPLLDKVMTGTYPPGSTFKPTVALAALTAGVDPEVRVHCSGGWYWGGRTWRCWKHGGHGSQNMHDAIKNSCDIYFYQTALRMGPDPIAKAAHAMGFGQIFDIGIPGQKKGVVGSREWKRKAVKREPVWQPGDSVSYGIGQGYVAVNALQLAVMTARLANGKKALNPRLIKSVGGVERPHGDDVPDLPFTKEQLDYVRGGMVAVANDTGGTAYRQSQLGLGDIQMAGKTGTAQVRSYAGLASRSSAGVTWRLKDHNLFVAFAPVDDPRYAVAVIVEHGGLGGATAGAPRAREVMRVALMKDPELRSRIETPMPMPEAPEPLEAEGVAPEAPTVTAAPTAPAAPAPAASTPTGGAI from the coding sequence ATGGCCGAGCCGTCGATCTTCTTCTCCGAGGTCAATGAACGGCAGGGTGTGTTTCACCGCCGGATGTTCCTGCTCGGCGGTATCGCGGGCCTCGGCCTGGGCGCGCTCGGGGCGCGTCTGGCGCACCTGCAGATCATCGAAACCCAGCGCTACGAGAAACTCTCGGCTTCGAACCAGTTCAACTTCCGCCTGGTGCCGCCGCCGCGCGGCCTGATCGTCGACCGCAACGGCGCGATCCTGGCCTCCAACCGTCCGAACTTCCGGCTGCTGGTCACGCGGGAGGACAACTCCACGGACGTCGAAGGCACGCTGAAGACGCTGGCGACCTTCGTGCCGCTGGACGAGGCGCGGCAGCTGCGCCTGATCAAGGACATCAAGCAGACCCCCAAGCGCGTGCCGGTGTCGGTGTTCGAGGACATGAGCTGGGACGAGTTTTCGGCCATCAACATCCGCGCCCCGGAACTGCCGGGCGTCACCGCCGACATGGGCGAGGTCCGGGTCTATCCGCACGGCGGCGCCTTCGCGCACGTCATCGGCTACGTGGCCAAGGTCAACAAGGAAGACCTCACCCCGACAGGGCCGAATTCCGACCCGATCCTGCTCAATCCCGGCTTCCGCATCGGCCGCCAGGGCGTCGAGAAGGCGTTCGACCTGGACCTGCGGGGCAAGGCCGGGGCGCGCAAGGTCGAGGTCGACGCCAACGGCCGCGAGGTCCGCCAGGACGAGGCCGGCGATATCCCGAGCACGCCCGGCAAGCGCATCGAACTGACCCTCGATGTCGATATCCAGAACCGCGCGCTGGAAGTGATGGGCGACGAGAGCGGGGCCATCGTCATGATGGACTGCCGCACGGGCGACCTGCTGTGCATGGCTTCGTCCCCGAGCTTCGACGCCAATCGCTTCGTGCGCGGGCTGTCGGGCCCCGAATACCGCGCCCTGGCGCAGTACGAGCGCAAGCCGCTGCTCGACAAGGTGATGACCGGCACCTACCCGCCCGGCTCGACCTTCAAGCCGACGGTGGCGCTAGCCGCCCTGACCGCCGGGGTCGACCCGGAGGTGCGCGTCCACTGCTCGGGCGGCTGGTACTGGGGCGGGCGCACCTGGCGCTGCTGGAAGCATGGCGGGCACGGCTCGCAGAACATGCACGACGCCATCAAGAACTCCTGCGACATCTACTTCTACCAAACGGCGCTGCGGATGGGCCCTGATCCGATCGCCAAGGCGGCCCACGCCATGGGCTTCGGCCAGATCTTCGACATCGGCATTCCCGGCCAGAAGAAGGGCGTCGTCGGTTCGCGCGAATGGAAGCGCAAGGCGGTCAAGCGCGAGCCGGTCTGGCAGCCGGGCGACTCGGTCAGCTACGGCATCGGCCAGGGCTACGTGGCGGTGAACGCCCTGCAGCTGGCGGTGATGACCGCTCGCCTGGCCAACGGAAAGAAGGCGCTGAACCCGCGGCTCATCAAGTCGGTCGGCGGGGTGGAGCGGCCGCACGGCGACGACGTGCCCGATCTGCCGTTCACCAAGGAACAGCTCGACTATGTCCGCGGCGGCATGGTCGCGGTGGCCAACGACACCGGCGGCACCGCCTATCGCCAGAGCCAGCTCGGCCTGGGCGACATCCAGATGGCCGGCAAGACCGGCACCGCCCAGGTCCGCTCCTATGCGGGCCTGGCCTCGCGCAGCAGCGCCGGCGTCACCTGGCGGCTGAAGGACCACAACCTGTTCGTCGCCTTCGCGCCGGTCGATGATCCGCGCTACGCCGTGGCGGTCATCGTCGAACACGGCGGCCTGGGCGGCGCCACCGCCGGCGCCCCGCGCGCCCGCGAGGTGATGCGCGTGGCGCTGATGAAGGATCCGGAGCTGCGCTCGCGCATCGAGACGCCGATGCCGATGCCGGAGGCTCCGGAACCGCTGGAGGCCGAAGGCGTCGCGCCCGAGGCGCCGACCGTCACCGCGGCCCCGACCGCGCCTGCCGCTCCGGCCCCGGCTGCGTCTACCCCCACTGGAGGCGCGATATGA